A region from the Pseudodesulfovibrio sp. JC047 genome encodes:
- a CDS encoding phosphatidylglycerophosphatase A, whose amino-acid sequence MKATSPLDTFAAALATLGPIGHFPKAPGTWGSLAAIVAAPWLFVSLPLWGRCLTLAVVLLVGIWACARAEIVFDKKDPGCVIIDELFGQWLALLFFQGLPIWYLAVAFALFRFFDILKPWPVNWAERTFPGGLGVMLDDGVAGLYAMAGLHLIHLIF is encoded by the coding sequence ATGAAAGCCACATCACCTCTTGACACCTTTGCCGCCGCATTGGCCACACTCGGCCCTATCGGACATTTTCCAAAAGCACCGGGAACATGGGGATCACTGGCCGCCATTGTCGCAGCTCCATGGCTTTTCGTTTCTCTGCCACTGTGGGGCCGGTGTCTTACTCTTGCCGTCGTGCTCCTCGTGGGCATTTGGGCCTGTGCCCGTGCAGAAATAGTCTTTGACAAAAAAGATCCCGGTTGCGTCATTATTGATGAACTCTTCGGACAATGGCTCGCCCTGCTTTTCTTTCAGGGACTCCCCATCTGGTATCTTGCCGTGGCATTTGCCTTGTTCCGATTTTTCGACATACTCAAACCATGGCCAGTCAACTGGGCCGAACGGACTTTCCCCGGCGGCTTGGGCGTCATGCTGGACGATGGGGTGGCAGGACTGTACGCCATGGCAGGACTCCATTTGATTCATCTGATTTTCTAA
- a CDS encoding Maf family protein has translation MTTRKGPFTTTRPFVLASGSPRRQELLAELGLQFTVRPSALEEPKPDADEAPQAYVKRMAELKTLDVAASFPGHIVLGADTIVVLNDQIMGKPKNNEHALEMLMALSGKTHQVMTGFCMVLPDAARITKAVSTDVDMRLSSKDELKAYIATGEPTDKAGAYAIQGIGTFLVTAIRGSYTNVVGLPVAMVVEALTTSGVIAVSNQDRTLF, from the coding sequence ATGACGACACGAAAAGGACCATTTACCACGACACGCCCGTTTGTTTTGGCCTCCGGATCTCCCAGACGACAGGAACTGTTGGCCGAACTCGGCCTCCAATTCACCGTCCGCCCGAGTGCGCTCGAAGAGCCAAAACCGGACGCTGACGAAGCACCACAAGCCTATGTCAAACGCATGGCAGAACTGAAAACACTGGATGTTGCGGCTTCATTCCCCGGACACATTGTGCTCGGAGCCGACACCATTGTCGTTCTCAATGATCAAATCATGGGAAAACCCAAAAATAACGAACATGCTCTTGAAATGCTTATGGCGCTTTCCGGAAAAACCCATCAGGTCATGACCGGATTCTGCATGGTTTTACCGGATGCAGCACGTATTACCAAGGCCGTCAGTACGGATGTGGATATGCGGCTTTCCTCGAAAGACGAACTCAAGGCCTACATTGCCACCGGCGAACCAACCGACAAGGCCGGAGCGTATGCAATACAGGGAATCGGGACTTTCCTTGTGACAGCAATCAGGGGATCATATACCAACGTGGTCGGCCTGCCTGTTGCCATGGTTGTTGAAGCCCTCACGACTTCTGGCGTGATTGCAGTTTCGAACCAGGACAGGACATTATTTTGA